A region from the Corynebacterium halotolerans YIM 70093 = DSM 44683 genome encodes:
- a CDS encoding hydroxymethylglutaryl-CoA lyase translates to MSNHTFEPRAELRDVTLRDGLQLTGKVLSTEKKVEIVRELLRLGVPGIELGSMARPDLVPPMANTLEVVAALTPEELEKCWIWVATPRHITRAAEAGARNFQYCLSVTDAHNQANIGRTTDASLDALPEAVQITESVAGRIQLCLATSFTCPFEGAVDPERVLAIANDARAAGTEDIVICDTLGQAVPTQVTELISRVRQETPERRIVFHGHDTWGLGVANTLAAISAGADVVDGALGGLGGCPFAPGASGNTSSEDLLFATQPEWLSPEKFGHLVQLSEDLLVELGEPNRSKAAQGARSKAEAFEWVTTSPAYVKVS, encoded by the coding sequence ATGAGCAACCACACCTTCGAGCCCCGCGCCGAGCTTCGCGACGTCACCCTCCGGGACGGACTGCAGCTGACCGGCAAGGTTCTGTCCACCGAGAAGAAGGTCGAGATCGTCCGGGAGCTGCTGCGGCTGGGCGTCCCGGGCATCGAGCTGGGGTCCATGGCCCGCCCCGACCTGGTCCCGCCGATGGCCAACACCCTGGAGGTGGTCGCCGCGCTGACTCCGGAGGAGCTCGAGAAGTGCTGGATCTGGGTGGCCACCCCGCGCCACATCACCCGGGCCGCGGAGGCCGGGGCCCGGAACTTCCAGTACTGCCTGTCAGTGACCGATGCCCACAACCAGGCCAATATCGGGCGCACCACCGACGCCAGCCTGGACGCACTCCCTGAGGCCGTACAGATCACAGAGAGCGTCGCTGGCCGAATTCAACTGTGCCTGGCCACCTCCTTCACCTGTCCCTTCGAAGGAGCCGTGGACCCCGAGCGGGTGCTCGCCATCGCCAATGACGCCCGCGCGGCGGGCACCGAGGACATCGTCATCTGCGACACCCTCGGCCAGGCCGTCCCCACCCAGGTCACTGAACTGATCTCCCGTGTCCGACAGGAGACACCGGAACGACGCATCGTCTTCCACGGCCACGACACCTGGGGGCTGGGCGTGGCCAACACCCTGGCCGCCATCTCCGCCGGCGCAGACGTGGTCGACGGCGCCCTGGGCGGACTCGGCGGTTGCCCCTTCGCCCCCGGCGCGAGCGGCAACACCTCCAGCGAGGATCTTCTCTTCGCCACCCAGCCTGAGTGGCTCAGCCCGGAGAAGTTCGGGCACCTGGTGCAGCTCTCGGAGGATCTTCTGGTTGAACTGGGCGAGCCCAACCGCTCCAAGGCAGCCCAAGGTGCCCGTTCCAAGGCCGAGGCCTTCGAGTGGGTCACCACCTCCCCGGCCTACGTGAAAGTGAGCTGA
- a CDS encoding IclR family transcriptional regulator yields MASNEKKSPAPQKPLLVLGKISAILDAFTLTRPTLTLGEIREATGMPTSTVQRLVTNLVAQGFLDREDDSFRIGMKMAYWAAPATRGVAMLDLFAPLLKALRDHTGETVCFFQSEREYRVCVAMAETRHALRRAMHVGAILPLHAGSAGQVLLAWNPELLKQVLSAPLPPLTEFTITSSEELESEVHGTRRNGFSITIGQRDDAGAGMSAPVFDSTGTLVGAVTISGPTLRMPYEVCAGWVEDLLSTAERMTRLIGGRFPDEADS; encoded by the coding sequence ATGGCATCCAACGAGAAAAAGTCCCCGGCTCCCCAGAAGCCACTGCTGGTTCTGGGGAAGATCAGCGCCATCCTGGATGCTTTCACCCTGACGCGTCCCACGTTGACGTTGGGGGAAATCCGGGAGGCGACGGGGATGCCGACTTCTACGGTGCAGCGTCTGGTGACGAACCTGGTGGCTCAGGGCTTCCTGGATCGGGAGGACGACTCTTTCCGGATAGGCATGAAGATGGCCTATTGGGCGGCGCCTGCCACACGCGGAGTGGCGATGCTGGATTTGTTCGCGCCGTTGTTGAAGGCTCTGCGGGATCACACCGGCGAGACGGTGTGCTTCTTCCAGTCGGAGCGGGAATACCGCGTGTGTGTGGCGATGGCGGAGACCCGTCACGCCCTGCGCCGTGCGATGCACGTGGGGGCCATTCTGCCGTTGCACGCCGGATCGGCCGGCCAGGTCCTCCTCGCCTGGAATCCCGAGCTGCTGAAGCAGGTCCTAAGTGCGCCTCTGCCACCACTGACCGAGTTCACCATCACCAGTTCTGAGGAGCTGGAATCTGAAGTGCATGGCACCCGACGAAATGGTTTCTCCATCACTATTGGGCAGCGTGACGACGCCGGCGCGGGCATGTCCGCGCCCGTCTTCGATTCCACCGGCACTCTGGTGGGGGCCGTGACGATCAGTGGACCCACCCTGCGCATGCCGTACGAGGTCTGCGCAGGATGGGTCGAGGATCTGCTGTCCACGGCCGAGCGGATGACACGCCTGATCGGGGGACGTTTCCCCGACGAGGCGGATTCCTAG
- a CDS encoding CaiB/BaiF CoA transferase family protein codes for MTDNTPQPLAGVRVLELGNYIAAPTAGRLLADFGAEVIKIERPGTGDELRNWRLYKGTTSMLFRTINRNKKSVVLDLRSQAGREAVKSLVAECDVLLENFRPGTLEKWGLGPEVLNEINPDLVISRISAFGQTGPLSHRPGFAAVAEAYSGFRNLVGDPDRAPVRVGVSIGDSIAGLYAAFGAVMSLYQREALKPTGQGPVPLPERMIDVALHEAMFSMMESLIPDYQAYDVTRERVGGRMQGIAPTNAYICADGASIVVAGNGDSIYQRYMETIGRPDLATDPGLQTNAARWERREELDAAISAWAALRTSAEALEILGEAGVPAGPIYTAADISEDPQYNARNMIQKFDVSTGEEELADVGFPGIVPVIGEQSLPIHHLGPDLGEHNHEILSGLLQLSEEEIAEATAKESVHA; via the coding sequence ATGACTGACAACACCCCCCAGCCCCTGGCCGGTGTCCGGGTTCTGGAACTGGGCAACTACATCGCCGCCCCCACCGCCGGTCGTCTGCTGGCCGACTTCGGCGCCGAGGTGATCAAGATCGAACGTCCCGGCACCGGCGACGAGCTGCGCAACTGGCGCCTGTACAAGGGCACCACATCGATGCTCTTCCGCACCATCAACCGCAACAAGAAGTCCGTTGTCCTGGATCTGCGCTCCCAGGCAGGCCGGGAGGCCGTCAAATCGCTCGTCGCCGAATGCGACGTGCTGCTGGAGAACTTCCGCCCCGGCACCCTGGAGAAGTGGGGTCTGGGCCCGGAGGTGCTCAACGAGATCAATCCCGATCTGGTGATCAGCCGAATCTCCGCCTTCGGTCAGACAGGTCCCCTGTCCCACCGCCCCGGCTTCGCGGCCGTCGCCGAGGCCTACAGCGGCTTCCGCAACCTGGTCGGCGACCCGGACCGGGCGCCTGTACGGGTGGGTGTGTCCATCGGGGACTCCATCGCCGGCCTCTACGCCGCTTTCGGCGCGGTGATGAGCCTCTATCAGCGGGAGGCGCTCAAGCCCACCGGCCAGGGCCCCGTCCCGCTTCCGGAGCGGATGATCGACGTCGCTCTGCACGAGGCGATGTTCTCCATGATGGAATCACTCATCCCCGACTACCAGGCCTACGACGTCACCCGTGAACGCGTGGGCGGACGGATGCAGGGTATCGCCCCGACCAACGCCTATATCTGCGCGGATGGCGCCAGCATCGTCGTCGCTGGCAACGGCGACTCCATCTACCAACGCTACATGGAGACCATCGGCCGACCCGACCTCGCCACCGACCCAGGCCTGCAGACCAACGCCGCCCGCTGGGAGCGCCGTGAGGAACTCGACGCCGCCATCAGCGCCTGGGCTGCTCTCCGGACCTCCGCCGAGGCCCTCGAGATCCTGGGCGAGGCCGGCGTTCCGGCCGGTCCGATCTACACTGCCGCCGACATCAGCGAGGACCCGCAGTACAACGCCCGGAACATGATCCAGAAATTCGACGTCTCCACCGGCGAGGAGGAACTGGCCGATGTCGGCTTCCCGGGCATCGTGCCCGTGATCGGGGAACAGTCCCTGCCCATCCACCACCTCGGCCCAGACCTGGGCGAACACAACCACGAAATCCTCTCCGGGCTGCTCCAGCTCAGTGAGGAAGAGATCGCCGAAGCCACCGCCAAGGAGAGCGTGCACGCATGA
- a CDS encoding 2-hydroxyacid dehydrogenase: MDARFLVTTPIPGPGLPLLEEKGSVTVLPEPPSYSRLRELCSSGDYDVVLTQLRDTVDADLLAEAQVKGVSNFAVGYNNIDVKAATSHGILVGNTPGVLTDATADVAMALILGTSRRVIEADRMVREGRFRGWEPELLLGRDISGSVLGLAGFGRIARAVARRALGFGMEVLFSPRPPGDRPVGREELGEFADRVQQVPWDELVTRSDFLSLHVPLTEQTHHLVDADVFKLMKPGAILINTARGPVVDEKALVAALRDGEIAAAGLDVYEDEPRLAEGLTELPNTMLLPHVGSATVPVRAEMSRLSALNAVAMVTSQEPPHLVNPEVLK, encoded by the coding sequence ATGGACGCGCGATTCCTCGTCACCACCCCCATCCCCGGCCCCGGTCTCCCCCTGCTCGAGGAAAAGGGCTCCGTCACCGTCCTTCCGGAGCCGCCGAGCTATTCCCGGCTGCGGGAGCTGTGCTCCTCCGGGGACTACGACGTCGTGCTCACCCAGCTGCGTGACACCGTCGACGCCGATCTGTTGGCCGAGGCCCAGGTGAAGGGCGTGTCCAACTTCGCCGTCGGGTACAACAACATCGACGTCAAGGCTGCCACCTCTCACGGCATCCTGGTGGGTAACACTCCTGGGGTCCTGACTGACGCCACCGCCGACGTCGCGATGGCGCTGATCCTCGGTACCAGCCGCCGTGTCATTGAGGCTGACCGCATGGTCCGCGAAGGACGGTTCCGCGGCTGGGAGCCGGAACTGCTGCTCGGTCGCGATATCTCGGGGTCGGTGCTGGGTCTGGCCGGCTTCGGACGGATCGCCCGGGCCGTCGCCCGGCGGGCCCTGGGTTTCGGCATGGAGGTGCTGTTCTCCCCGCGCCCGCCCGGCGATCGGCCGGTGGGCCGCGAGGAGCTCGGGGAATTCGCCGACAGGGTGCAGCAGGTCCCCTGGGATGAGCTGGTTACCCGGAGCGACTTCCTCTCCCTGCACGTGCCACTGACCGAGCAGACCCATCATCTGGTGGATGCCGACGTGTTCAAGCTCATGAAGCCTGGCGCGATCCTCATCAACACCGCCCGAGGTCCCGTGGTGGACGAGAAGGCACTGGTTGCTGCGTTGCGTGATGGCGAGATCGCGGCAGCGGGGCTGGACGTGTACGAGGATGAACCCCGCCTCGCTGAGGGCCTGACGGAGTTGCCGAACACAATGCTGCTGCCCCATGTCGGTTCCGCCACTGTCCCGGTCCGGGCCGAGATGTCCCGCCTGAGCGCCCTGAATGCCGTGGCGATGGTGACCAGTCAGGAGCCCCCGCACCTGGTCAACCCGGAGGTGCTGAAGTGA
- a CDS encoding glycerate kinase, which translates to MRILITPDSFKGTYSSPEVAAAVGTGVAAAGATPVPLPVADGGEGTFTALCQTLRAQIVEVPSRNPWGVPLTAGIGMTPDGTAIVELAQASGITVPHDGPRDPVAASTYGTGMLISAAVHYGARKILVAAGGSATTDGGAGAVQAIEDGGGLGDASIVVLSDVTTTFTDAAKIFGPQKGADPAMVELLTARLQEQAREFPQDPTGVARTGAAGGFSGGLWAHYGAELVSGADYILDAIAFDTRLREADAVVVGEGRLDSQTGEGKIIEAILRRVRRDERELPVIAIVGSVSEDLGAYAENFAQIIVATDDAAMARAGRTLVGTLQSWAASSPTAGGVTI; encoded by the coding sequence GTGAGGATTCTGATCACCCCGGACAGCTTCAAGGGCACCTATTCCTCACCTGAGGTGGCGGCCGCCGTCGGCACCGGGGTTGCCGCGGCCGGTGCCACCCCGGTGCCCCTGCCCGTGGCCGACGGCGGTGAAGGAACATTCACCGCACTCTGCCAGACCCTCCGCGCGCAGATCGTGGAAGTCCCCTCCCGGAACCCGTGGGGAGTTCCCCTGACCGCTGGCATCGGGATGACCCCGGACGGCACGGCCATCGTCGAGCTCGCCCAGGCCAGCGGGATCACCGTGCCCCACGACGGCCCCCGGGATCCCGTGGCCGCCAGCACCTACGGCACCGGAATGCTCATCAGCGCCGCGGTGCATTACGGTGCCCGGAAAATCCTGGTCGCCGCCGGCGGCTCCGCCACCACGGACGGCGGCGCCGGGGCCGTGCAAGCGATCGAGGACGGCGGAGGACTGGGTGATGCGAGCATCGTCGTGCTCTCCGACGTCACCACCACCTTCACGGATGCGGCAAAGATCTTCGGGCCCCAGAAGGGTGCGGATCCCGCCATGGTCGAGCTGCTAACCGCACGACTGCAGGAACAGGCCCGCGAGTTCCCCCAGGATCCCACCGGGGTGGCGCGCACCGGCGCGGCCGGCGGTTTCTCCGGTGGCCTGTGGGCCCACTACGGAGCCGAACTCGTCTCGGGTGCGGACTACATCCTGGACGCTATCGCTTTCGATACCCGCCTACGGGAGGCCGACGCCGTCGTCGTCGGCGAGGGGCGCCTCGACTCCCAGACCGGGGAGGGCAAGATCATCGAGGCCATCCTGCGCCGGGTCCGGCGGGATGAACGCGAGTTGCCGGTCATCGCCATCGTCGGATCCGTCTCCGAGGACCTGGGTGCCTACGCGGAAAATTTCGCGCAGATCATCGTCGCCACTGACGACGCAGCCATGGCCCGTGCCGGTCGGACTCTGGTAGGCACCCTGCAGAGTTGGGCGGCATCCTCGCCGACAGCCGGCGGGGTCACCATCTAG